The following is a genomic window from Desulfofarcimen acetoxidans DSM 771.
GCAGTGCTATACATATGCTTTTTCTTCTCTAATCAACCAGACATCTGCTGCTGATTTATCTATCAGAATGAACTTTTCTTTTAATGAGGTCATCCTTACCAGTAGTACCGAGAGTTTTGGTGAAAAGGATCTGTCGGAGAATGAGTTGCTCAATCAGTATATTAAGCAAAACTATATCTATGCACGTTAAAACCGGAGAAAAATAAAAAGGGTGACTTAGAGGCTGCAAGGCCTTCTGAGTCACCTTATTCATTAATTCCAGATTATTTTCTGGTAACTATTTGATCAATAATGCCGTATTCCTTAGCGTCCTCTGCTGACATAAAGAAATCTCGCTCACTATCTCTGGTTATTTTATCCAAAGGTTGTTTGGTGTGTTTAGATAGTAATTTATTTAATATCTCCTTCATGCGCAATATTTCTTTAGCATGAATACCGATATCAGTGGCCTGTCCTTGCATACCGCCTGACGGCTGGTGAATCATTATTCTGGCATAGGGAAGAGCAAATCTTTTACCAGGTGCCCCGGCAGCTAACAGGAAAGAACCCATACTGGCGGCTTGCCCCAAACAAATTGTAGATACAGGCGGTTTAATGTATTGCATAGTATCATAAATGGCCATACCTGCTGTAACAACCCCGCCCGGTGAATTAATATACAGGTGAATATCCTTTTCCGGATCTTCAGCCTCCAAAAATAAAAGCTGAGCAATAATTAAGTTAGCAGTATAATCCTCAATAGGACCGCCGATGAAAATAATTCTGTCCTTGAGCAAACGTGAGTATATATCATAAGATCTTTCACCGCGGTTAGTTTGCTCAACTACAATCGGAACCAGAGTAGACAAAAGTTTCCCTCCCTTGAAATATCACTTAGTGGCCGCAACCGCCACCGCATCCGCCTTTTTGGGAATGATCATGATTATGTTTGTGGTCATGGCCTTCTTTATGGCCGTGGTCGTGGCTGTGATGATCATGCGGGTGAGAATGTTTTTCATCACCGTGACTATGCTCATGACTGTGGCCGTGTCCGTGCCCGTGATCATGATCATGATCACCATGATGATGGTTGCAAACTACATTTTTAGAGGTTAATTCGCCCCTTGCATAAGTTTCAGCAATGGTCATGATGTCTCCGGAAGCCCCGGTAATAACTTTCAAGCCTGCTTGTTCCAGTGCTTGCAGAGCATACGGGCCAATACCGCCCAGAATAACCACTTCTACGCTATTGTCTTTCATTAAGCCGGCCAGACCTTCGTGGTTATGTGCTAACTGGGCAGCGGAAACAGGGGTAGCGGTTTTTACTTTTTGGTTTTCCATTTCTAGAATAATAAATTCTTTGCTGCGCCCAAAATGCTGGTTGACTTGACCGTTATCATTTGGTATAGCTAATTTCATAAAAATCACCCTTTGTAATATATTATTATATAATAGAAATTATACATAGTAACAGATAAAAAGTATAGTTAAGTTTTTCTTATTAATGTTAATTTTTTAGCAATGGAGTTATATCATCTAAAAGCTGTTCATATTTCTCAATATCACCCTGGTCGCATAAAGCGCTTAGCTTGGGATCCAGAGGCAATACCTTGAGCAAGGGGATAGCGTTTTGTTGGGCTGCTTTTTGTGCTGTACTTTCACCGAATATGTTGAAATGGTCACCGCAATGAGGGCAAACAATACCGCTCATATTTTCAATTAAGCCTATAATCGGGACTTCCTCCATTTTAGCCATTTTAATTGCCTTGCGGACAACCATATTAGCCAGTTCCTGTGGAGAGGTAACTATGATAATGCCGTCTATGGGCAGAGACTGCATGGCAGTGAGCGGTATATCACCGGTTCCGGGAGGCATGTCTACTATTAAGTAATCTAAATTGCCCCAGGCAACATCACTCCAGAATTGTTTGACCGCTCCTGCCAGAATCGGCCCCCGCCAAATAACCGGGTCGTCCTCATTGTCCAAAAGCAGGTTAAGCGACATTATTTTTATATTGAGTTTTTTGCTCCAGATAGGCATTAAAGCTTTTCCGTCAGATACCGGCCGGTCACTTATACCAAACATTTTTGGAATACTGGGGCCGGTAATGTCAGCATCTAAAATACCTACTTTATATCCTTGTTTAGCAAGGCTGACCGCCACGAGGCTTGTTACCGAAGATTTACCGACACCGCCTTTGCCGCTCATTACCGCTACTACACGTTTGATATTGTTTGATGGATTTTGCGGTAATTTTTGGGGTTTGGAGCAAGTGGTAGAATCACAGGAGCCGCTGTCTTTCTCAGAGCATGACTGGCAGTCAGGGTTTTGCTTAGCCATTTTAAATTCCCCCCATCGTCTAAGTGTTACTATTATCTGCCAAGCTACATAAAACATGATATTTCATATATGAACTCATGTCAATAATATTTTTTATGTTGAGATTTGTCTGTATATTAGATTATACATGGCATTAATTTGCTGTGAAACATTGAGTTGAGCCAGTTCAATTACAGGTCTTCCGTTAAGCATAGCTTTTGTAACAGAAGGATCAAAAGAAATTTTACCTACTACCTGTATATCTTCCTCAGCGCAATATTCTTCTATAGTGCGGGTGTTTTTCTCATCAAGATCGTATTTATTGATACAGACCGCTGTTTTAACCCCAAAATGTTTGCATAGGCCAACAACTCTTTTTAAGTCATGAATGCCCGAAAGCGTGGGCTCAGTTACTATCAGAGCCAAATCAATACCGGAAAGAGAGGAGATTACCGGGCAACCGATTCCTGGAGGACCGTCAGTTATAATTATTTCTAAATTTTTTTCTTTAGCTGCTTCACGAGCGTTTTTTCTTACTTCTGCTACCAGTTTTCCGGAGTTATCTTCGGCAATGCCCAGCTTGGCGTGTACCATTGGACCATATCTGGTATTGGAGATGAACCAGTGTCCACATACATTATCCCGAAGGCTTATTGCTTGTTCCGGACAGATATAAAAGCAAAAAGCGCATCCCTCGCAGAGAAACGGATTTACCATACCCTCAGATATTGCATCGAAGTGGCAAAGCTCTTGACATAAATTGCAGCCGGTACATTTATCTTTATCTATTGTTGCTTTGGGCAGGCCAAAAAATTCATGTTCTTCTTTAATTTCAGGATTGAGCAGCAGATGCAGGTTGGCTGCATCTACGTCGCAATCAACTAAAACCACGGGAGCGGCCAAGGCGGCGAAAGAACCGGCAATACTGGTTTTACCGGTTCCACCTTTACCGCTTATTATAAGCAGTTCTTTCAAGATTGAACCATCCTTTCAATTTCAAAATATACATTTTGAAACTTTTCGATGTACTCCGGCATCTCGACCACAATAGGTGTTCCTTTGGCATACAATGAAGCAATTTTTCTATCAAAGGGTATCTGCATGAGCAGAGGAATATTTTCTCTTGTACAGTATCTCAGCACATCGTCATTGCCAATATCTGCACGATTCACAATTACTCCGCAGGGAACACCGATTTCGCGAAGCATTTCAACAGATAGCTTTAAATCATTGAGTCCAAACGGAGTTGGTTCCGTTACCAAAATACAAAAATCAGTATCTTTAACTGAAGTTATGACCGGGCAGGAAGTTCCCGGGGGTGCGTCAATGATGGTAGTCTTTTTAGGACTGATTTTGGCTTTGACAGCTTTTATTAAAGGGGGGCTCATTGCTTCCCCTATATTCAATTTTCCGTTACTAAAGTCCATATTTTGAGATTTACCGCTTTCAATGAGACCAATTTCTTTATCTGTCTGTGTAATGGCCTTTTCCGGACACTGGTACCAACAGCTGCCGCAGGAGTGGCACAACTCGCCAAAAATTAAAACTGTCTTCTCCAGAACAGCCAGAACATTAAATGCGCATATATCACTGCAATTTTGGCAATAAGTGCATTTGTCGTAATCTATCATTGGTATAGGTCTATGCACTTTTTCTGTAGTTGCTATAGCAGGTTTTAAAAATATGTGTGCGTTGGGTTCTTCAACATCGCAGTCCAGAAACAGCACAGGCCTAATCCTGTCTAAAGCCAGGGCTAAAGATGTGGAAACAGTTGTTTTTCCTGTACCGCCCTTGCCGCTGGCTACTGAAATAATCATAATATCACTCACCTGTAAAAAAATTATTTAAGTGGGATGTTTAACATCCCACTATCTTTGTAACAAAAAATACATTTTACTTCAGACCAAAGTGGGAATCTACGGAAGGTTGGTTTGTTTTGGTTAAAGCACCTTTTTTATATAAATCAATAGATTCCTGCACAGTACCTGTTATACCTGAATATATGTCTATTTTAGCTGCATTAAGGGTTTCTACTGCGTTTGGACCAACATTTCCTACCAGTACGACATCGATTTTTTTGTTGGCCAGAGCCTGTGCAGTTTTTATTCCCGCTCCTCCTGCCCCGCTTGTTCCGGGATTGGCTATAGCTTCAATACTGCCGGTTTGCTGGTCATAAATTACAAAGTACTCACATCTGCCGAATCGTGGATTTACCGGGGAATTCAATTCTTGACCTTCAGCTGATACAGCAATTTTCATAATTTTAACGCCTCCTGGCTAAATATTTTGGTTACTTGTACCTGTATTGTTAATTTGGTTGTTGCTGCCTGCATTATAACGACAGAATCCTTTGCCCGCTCCCTGGCCTCTTCCGCCGCCGAAACCATTGTTTCCTCCGCGACCACAACCGTTCTTACCCTGATTCTGACCTCCGCCTCTACTGAAAGAGCCTCCCTGTCCGGTGATCTGAGCGTTTCCTGAACTATGGACTCGCATCACCCGGCTGCTGCATTGGGGGCAGGATATTTGCCAGCCTTTCTGACCGTTGCACAAAGCTACAGTAAACTTGTGCCCGCATTGAGTACATATAAACTCTCTCATAATAATAACACCCCTTTGTTATTAAGCATAATTTTATTATCAGTATATAATAGTTATGAACATATGTCAACATGTAAATAAAAAGATCCTTTGCCTATTGTAACTTTTCTTTATATCGGGTAAAATTTCAGCGTGTGAGGTGAAATGGTATGATTATGTTGCAAGCAGCACACGTCAGCAAAGCCTTTGGTCAGAGTATCATACTTAATGATGTAAATATAAATATTCAGGAAAAAGAAAGGGTAGGTCTGATCGGGCCAAACGGTGCCGGCAAGTCTACACTGCTGAAGATTTTAACGGGCAGCATGAATTGTGACAGTGGCAATATTATAAAACCCAGGGAAGTTTCCTTAGGTTATCTGGCGCAGGACGGTGGCTTAGTATCAGAGCGGACAATATGGGATGAAATGATCAGTGTTTTTCAAGAGCTGATTGCAAAAGAACTTGTCTTGAGAGAGCTGGAAAAGCAGATGGGCAACGGTAGATTATCCGTAGATATCAGAGAGCAGCAGAAGTTTATGGAGGAGTATGCCGGTTTAGCTGAGGAACTGGAACAAAAAAACTATTATGGCTATGAGGCTTCTGTAAGGGGTGTATTGCACGGCTTGAAATTTACGGTTGATGATTATCATACTCTTGTCAGATCTCTGAGCGGAGGTCAGAAAACTCGTCTTGCTTTAGGCAAGCTTTTGCTTTCACAACCGGATGTTCTGGTTTTAGACGAGCCTACCAATTACCTGGATATGGAGACAATGTCCTGGTTGGAGCAGTATTTGCAAGAATATACGGGTGCCGTTTTAGTAGTCTCTCATGATAGGTACTTTTTGGACTCACTGGTGCGTGTTGTCTATGAACTGGTTAATGGCAGAGCGGTCAGGTATGCCGGTAATTACTCGCAGTTTGTTGAGATAAAGGCCGGGCAGGTAGAGCAGCAATTAAAGGAGTACAAAAAACAAAGTGAGGAGATCACCCGGACCGAGGACTTTATCAGACGTAATATTGTACGTGCATCAACCACCAAGCGGGCTCAAAGCCGTCGCAAACGGTTGGAGAGTATGGAAAAAGCAGAGAAACCCATGATGCAAAAAAATGTAAGTTTTTCTTTTGGTCTATCTGTAGAAAGCTCGTATGAGGTGCTAAGGGTTAAAAACCTTGATATAGGCTATAAAGATAATCCTCTGGCCAGTGGCATAAACTTTGAAATTGAGAAAGGAGAAAGAGTGGCATTGGTTGGGCCAAACGGTGTAGGGAAAACCACTTTGCTGAAAACTCTTTCGGGTACAATAAAAGCTTTAGATGGTGCTATCTTCACTGGCATAAATGTAAAATTAAACTGTTATGAGCAGGAACAAGCTAAAATTATTAGTACCAAGCAGGTTTTGCATGAGTTGTGGGATGAGTATCCTCATCTTGATGAAAAATATGTCAGAACTTTATTAGGCAATTTCTTATTCAGGGGTGACGATGTTTTTAAAAATGCGTCTGATTTAAGCGGGGGAGAGAGATCCAGGCTCTCATTGGCTAAATTGGTGTTGAAAAAAGCTAATTTTTTGCTCCTGGACGAACCCACCAATCATCTGGATGTATATAGTAAAGAGGTGCTGGAAGATTCCTTGGCAGATTATCAGGGAACCTTATTGTTTGTTTCTCATGACAGGTATTTTCTAAATAAAATTGCCACACGTGTTCTTGAATTGACTCAATTTGGAATTATTGATTATATCGGCAACTATGATTATTATCTCAAAAACAGAAAAAGCCGCAGTATAAATATTGTGGAGCTTGTCAACAGGGAGGAAGAGATAAAGAAAGAAGCGGCCAGGCATAATTACCAGTTCCAAAAAGAGGCGCAGCGTCAAAAAGAAAAATTAAATCGCCGTAAATATGAACTGGAAGAGTTAATCAGAGAAACAGAGTCAGAAATTGCTCTGCTGGAAAAAGAAATATATTTACCGGAGGTTAATCAAAACATTTCATTATTGTTGGAAAAAAATAATAATTTGGAGAGCAAGAAGCTGTCCTTGGAAGTATATTTAGATGAATGGATAGAATTAGCTGATCAATAGTCATGGAATCTATAAAATATATTGACTAATAAAAAGCCCGGAATTCCCGGGATTTTTATTAGTCACATTTGTTTTACCTGGGAATGCAGATGCTCTGTCCTGTTTGAAGATTGTTCTGATCTACCGTTGGATTGGCTTCTCTGATAGCTCTGACAGTTGTATTAAATCGTTTGGCCAGGCGGAAGTAAGTATCACCGCTTTGTATGGTGTAGGCAAATGTTCCACTCGGGCATTTTGTCGGGGTTGGAGGAGTGGAAGGAATGCATATTTCCTGGCCGACTGCCAGTTTATTGAAATCTACTCCTGGATTGGCTGCGATTAAAGAGTCTACAGCAATTCCAAAACGATTTGCAAGATTATAAAAGGTATCCCCAGGTTTGATGCTGTAGAGAAAACCGCCCTGACATTTTCCGGGAACCGGTTTTACGGGAATACAGATTTGCTGACCAATTTGTAGGTTAGTAGGAACGATGCCTGGATTAGCATTAGTGATAGCTTCTACTGTAGTATTAAAACGGCTGGCCAGACTTAGCAAGGAGTCTCCCGGGCGGATAGTATATACCGTTCCGCCGGTGCAAGGCGGTAACTGGTGATTTAATGTTGTATCATTCACTTATTGTCACCCCCATAATTATTAATAGATTATGCAAGATGAATCAAGAAGGGAACAGCTAAAATAAAATTATATATAAGCGGTTAAAGCCGAATAGATTAAATTAATATCGGTTTAAAATCGTATAAATGTTTAATGACAATAGTTCCCTTCTACAAACACTATGCATATTATAAATTAATAGGGGGGTGGAAAATAAATGAATATAAGAAAAGGAATGCGCCAAACGCCGCCTTGCTCTGGCGGTACCATATACTCTGTTCGTTCCGGTGATACTTTATCAAGTATTGCCCGTCGATTTAATACGACTGTAGATGCAATCATGAGAGCAAATCCCGGGATTGAACCCAATAACCTGCAAATTGGGCAAAGAATCTGTATTCCTGGTTCGGGATACGGTCCTGGTTCGGGATACGGTCCTGGTCCTGGATACGGTCCTGGTCCTGGATATGGACCTGGTCCTGGGTATGGGCCTGGTTCGGGATACGGACCTGGTGCAGGTTCCGGGCAATGCCCTAGAGGAACGTTTCCTTATACCATCAGAAGCGGTGATACTTATTATAGTCTGGCCGACAGATTTAATACTACGGTTAGAGCAATCAGGCAGGCTAATCCCGGAATAAACCCCAGAGAGCTCTATGTCGGTCAAAATATCTGTATTCCTAGGTAAATTATTTAATGCGGTTAGTTTGCTTTCCCTGGTTTCTAAAACCTACTAAAAACTACAAGTAGTTTTTTCACCCGTCCGACAAACGGGTGGCAGTGTCACAGGATTCAACTGCTAGGCCATAGGCTCTCGCCTATGTTCCGGGTGGTCTCCTCTAAAAGAGTTCCCCGCCACTGCTTAAAGCGAGCGTACTACCCGGAGAAGGTGTTACCTCCGCCTGGGTTCTGACTTGCGGCAACAGCCTTTCGCTGCGTGTACTGTGCCGCCCGCAAAATTTATAGCAAAGGGATTAACCTATATCTAACACATTTTTCCGGTGAATCTGCCATGAAACCAGGCTATTCACCTTCTTCCTTTTCGTGATTTTTTTAATCTTGGCCAGCACAGACTTTTTAACTGCTGACCATTGTTTCCAATTTGTCATTTGTTTAAATTCAGGTTTCTTTTTAACCAGTTTATCAAGCAACATCTTGGGTATCTTCTCATGATCAAAGCCCAAGCCACGCCGGGCTATGACATAGCCTGCCGCTTCGTGAACAGCTATGCCGTACATGTGCTGGTATTTTAGGATGCCTATGACCGAAGTAAAAGCCGGTTTTACCTTTAATATCGGCACTCCCTCACGGGCAGCACACCGGTCAACTGCTTTTAGAAACTTCAACCAGACAAAACTGTGACTCATTCGGTTAAACTTGGCCGTTACGGACTTGTCATTTTTAAACTTCAAGTCCTCTACCGCCAGGGCGTAACCTTTTTCTTTAGCCTGGAGGATCACTTTCTTAGCCATTTCGCAGGTCCGGTTATCTCTCCGGTTTCTTCTGGCATAAGTCCATTCGCCTTGACCCAGCCATTCACTGCCCCGGTATTGCCCCAGACAGTCTACCTGGGTTACGCCTAATCCGTCCGGGTTGGTGTCTACACCAAACGCACCCTTATGGTTATATGGCATCGGAACTTCTTCTTCAATACTCACATGGACGTAATATTTACCGTCTCTGCGGAGGATTTCTACCTGATAGGCACTGCCTGTTTTAAGATAATCCAAAACCATTTGCCGGTAGTTGACATCCGTCCAGCAGTCTTTTAAATGCCCAACGAACTGCGGCACAGTAACGATCCATGAGGTTATCAATGTATTCTTTCTGTTTAGGTGTCAGTTCCGGGATTATCCCCATCGCCGTTGTCTTCACTGGCAGTCACCTCGCTTTCAATGACCTTTGACAGCTTTTTTGCTACTCTGCCGCCACGTTTTCCATATATACGAGCAGAAAATGACGTTGTAACAGCAATTAAATCTTCTACCAACTCTTGCTGTTCATCGACGTCTTTTTTTTCTATTACTACAATATGCCCGCCAAAGTCGCTAATGTATTTCTCTAAGTAGGCATAACCGAACCGTGCTAAACGGTCTTTATGCTCAATAATTACTAAGGCGTTATTAGTCTCCTTTACAGCCTCAAGTAACTTTTGTAGACCTTTACGGTTTTCATTTAAACCACTGGCAATATCACGAAAAACAGCCTGAATAGCATATTTGTTATTTGATGCATATTCAGTAAGCCTTCCTATTTGTCGATCCAGATTCCCGGCATCAGCCTGTTTTTGCGTAGATACCCTGGCGTAGAGAAATACGGTATTTTGAATTCGGCTATATTTTTTGCCCTCAAAGGATTCTACTTGGGATATTTTATAGCGGCGATGGCCAGTAGGAGTTCTTTCTGGAACTAATATCTTTTTCTTTTCCCAAACACGTAAAGTATTAATACTAACCCCTAAATATTTAGCTGCTTTGCCAATACTTATATGGTTTTCCATCCTAATCACTTGTCAAAATTATATCATATTATGGCAGGTTTTTTGATATTAATTTAGTTTTCTAGTAACAGTTATATCCTCCTCGGGAGGGTTTATTTATGAGCAAATTTGTTATTTTTTCGGTTTCTCTGCATCGTTATTTTTTATTGTCACATCGTAATCATTTCTTATTGATGCAAAACAAAAAGACCTCCGCACTTCGGAAGTCTTAATATTATTGGCGGGAGTGTGTGAGAATCGAACTCACCATGGACGGGAACGCCGCCCAACGACCGGTTTTGAAGACCGGGAGCACCACCAGGTACCATCCACCCCCGTATCTATAGACATTTCCCCGTTTGCATACTATTAAAACGATTGGTTTCGCATATATTGTAATTGATATAAAATAAACCTTTCAAACTTTGCATCTATAGCAATGATATTCTACCAAAACTTCGACAATTGTACAAGGTTAAAATTATTTGTGACAAAAATATTATGTGGAGACATATGATGAGTTGGCTTAAGTACGAATTTGAAGTTTACGATTAATGCCGCTATGTTGTGTAAAGCCGTATCAAGTACTGCTTCACCGAGAAATTGTGGGTGTTGTCGTCAATTACCGGCGGCAAATTGATTCTTTTTCACAAAGAAACCCCCTTTTCCCATTATGAATTAGGATGAGAAAAAGAGGCTCAAAATATTTAGCACTGTGTTAATACTATTGTTGCTGTGTATATTGATGCTGAGCATATTGCTGCTGTGAGGGCATGTGATTAATAAATCT
Proteins encoded in this region:
- the clpP gene encoding ATP-dependent Clp endopeptidase proteolytic subunit ClpP, with the protein product MSTLVPIVVEQTNRGERSYDIYSRLLKDRIIFIGGPIEDYTANLIIAQLLFLEAEDPEKDIHLYINSPGGVVTAGMAIYDTMQYIKPPVSTICLGQAASMGSFLLAAGAPGKRFALPYARIMIHQPSGGMQGQATDIGIHAKEILRMKEILNKLLSKHTKQPLDKITRDSERDFFMSAEDAKEYGIIDQIVTRK
- a CDS encoding NifB/NifX family molybdenum-iron cluster-binding protein: MKLAIPNDNGQVNQHFGRSKEFIILEMENQKVKTATPVSAAQLAHNHEGLAGLMKDNSVEVVILGGIGPYALQALEQAGLKVITGASGDIMTIAETYARGELTSKNVVCNHHHGDHDHDHGHGHGHSHEHSHGDEKHSHPHDHHSHDHGHKEGHDHKHNHDHSQKGGCGGGCGH
- a CDS encoding Mrp/NBP35 family ATP-binding protein, with the protein product MAKQNPDCQSCSEKDSGSCDSTTCSKPQKLPQNPSNNIKRVVAVMSGKGGVGKSSVTSLVAVSLAKQGYKVGILDADITGPSIPKMFGISDRPVSDGKALMPIWSKKLNIKIMSLNLLLDNEDDPVIWRGPILAGAVKQFWSDVAWGNLDYLIVDMPPGTGDIPLTAMQSLPIDGIIIVTSPQELANMVVRKAIKMAKMEEVPIIGLIENMSGIVCPHCGDHFNIFGESTAQKAAQQNAIPLLKVLPLDPKLSALCDQGDIEKYEQLLDDITPLLKN
- a CDS encoding ATP-binding protein, whose translation is MKELLIISGKGGTGKTSIAGSFAALAAPVVLVDCDVDAANLHLLLNPEIKEEHEFFGLPKATIDKDKCTGCNLCQELCHFDAISEGMVNPFLCEGCAFCFYICPEQAISLRDNVCGHWFISNTRYGPMVHAKLGIAEDNSGKLVAEVRKNAREAAKEKNLEIIITDGPPGIGCPVISSLSGIDLALIVTEPTLSGIHDLKRVVGLCKHFGVKTAVCINKYDLDEKNTRTIEEYCAEEDIQVVGKISFDPSVTKAMLNGRPVIELAQLNVSQQINAMYNLIYRQIST
- a CDS encoding ATP-binding protein yields the protein MIISVASGKGGTGKTTVSTSLALALDRIRPVLFLDCDVEEPNAHIFLKPAIATTEKVHRPIPMIDYDKCTYCQNCSDICAFNVLAVLEKTVLIFGELCHSCGSCWYQCPEKAITQTDKEIGLIESGKSQNMDFSNGKLNIGEAMSPPLIKAVKAKISPKKTTIIDAPPGTSCPVITSVKDTDFCILVTEPTPFGLNDLKLSVEMLREIGVPCGVIVNRADIGNDDVLRYCTRENIPLLMQIPFDRKIASLYAKGTPIVVEMPEYIEKFQNVYFEIERMVQS
- a CDS encoding NifB/NifX family molybdenum-iron cluster-binding protein gives rise to the protein MKIAVSAEGQELNSPVNPRFGRCEYFVIYDQQTGSIEAIANPGTSGAGGAGIKTAQALANKKIDVVLVGNVGPNAVETLNAAKIDIYSGITGTVQESIDLYKKGALTKTNQPSVDSHFGLK
- a CDS encoding ABC-F family ATP-binding cassette domain-containing protein; its protein translation is MIMLQAAHVSKAFGQSIILNDVNINIQEKERVGLIGPNGAGKSTLLKILTGSMNCDSGNIIKPREVSLGYLAQDGGLVSERTIWDEMISVFQELIAKELVLRELEKQMGNGRLSVDIREQQKFMEEYAGLAEELEQKNYYGYEASVRGVLHGLKFTVDDYHTLVRSLSGGQKTRLALGKLLLSQPDVLVLDEPTNYLDMETMSWLEQYLQEYTGAVLVVSHDRYFLDSLVRVVYELVNGRAVRYAGNYSQFVEIKAGQVEQQLKEYKKQSEEITRTEDFIRRNIVRASTTKRAQSRRKRLESMEKAEKPMMQKNVSFSFGLSVESSYEVLRVKNLDIGYKDNPLASGINFEIEKGERVALVGPNGVGKTTLLKTLSGTIKALDGAIFTGINVKLNCYEQEQAKIISTKQVLHELWDEYPHLDEKYVRTLLGNFLFRGDDVFKNASDLSGGERSRLSLAKLVLKKANFLLLDEPTNHLDVYSKEVLEDSLADYQGTLLFVSHDRYFLNKIATRVLELTQFGIIDYIGNYDYYLKNRKSRSINIVELVNREEEIKKEAARHNYQFQKEAQRQKEKLNRRKYELEELIRETESEIALLEKEIYLPEVNQNISLLLEKNNNLESKKLSLEVYLDEWIELADQ
- a CDS encoding LysM peptidoglycan-binding domain-containing protein; protein product: MNDTTLNHQLPPCTGGTVYTIRPGDSLLSLASRFNTTVEAITNANPGIVPTNLQIGQQICIPVKPVPGKCQGGFLYSIKPGDTFYNLANRFGIAVDSLIAANPGVDFNKLAVGQEICIPSTPPTPTKCPSGTFAYTIQSGDTYFRLAKRFNTTVRAIREANPTVDQNNLQTGQSICIPR
- a CDS encoding LysM peptidoglycan-binding domain-containing protein encodes the protein MNIRKGMRQTPPCSGGTIYSVRSGDTLSSIARRFNTTVDAIMRANPGIEPNNLQIGQRICIPGSGYGPGSGYGPGPGYGPGPGYGPGPGYGPGSGYGPGAGSGQCPRGTFPYTIRSGDTYYSLADRFNTTVRAIRQANPGINPRELYVGQNICIPR
- a CDS encoding IS607 family transposase — encoded protein: MENHISIGKAAKYLGVSINTLRVWEKKKILVPERTPTGHRRYKISQVESFEGKKYSRIQNTVFLYARVSTQKQADAGNLDRQIGRLTEYASNNKYAIQAVFRDIASGLNENRKGLQKLLEAVKETNNALVIIEHKDRLARFGYAYLEKYISDFGGHIVVIEKKDVDEQQELVEDLIAVTTSFSARIYGKRGGRVAKKLSKVIESEVTASEDNGDGDNPGTDT